ACGATTTCATAATTTGCCGGTTTTTCACCGTACATGGCATCCAGCGCGGCGCTGATTTCTTCAATCAGCGGGCGGATGTTTTCACTTTCGTTGTGAACAGGCACGACGACAGCAATTTCAAAGGGTTGCGTGGTGTCCAGCGGAGCGTTCATGACGGTCGCTCATTTTCCCCAGGTCAATTTCGCAGCGCAACAGCGCGCTCGGCCATGCTTTTACACGCTCTGGCCCCGTCTTGGAAGGGGCGAGACGGCCGAGAGCGTGTTTTTCCCCGACTTTTCTCTCGATCGACGTCGTTTCCACTTGGCCTTTTGGGAGAACACGGTATCATCCCAAAGTGATAGTTCTGAAAAATCAAAGCTCCACCTTGTGTTCACATGTGCCAGGAGCGTGTCATTGGGGACAGTGCAAACGTGCACGATTCATTTGAGCAAGCGCTGCAATACGCAAGACAAGCGTTGGAGATGATGGTGGAACGCAACGTTCCCGCCTCACCACACAACTTCTTAGTCTGGTACACACATGCCTCGGACCGGGAACCGGATTTGTCGCGGATGATCTCCATCTTGATCGACAACAATCAAGATTTTGGCGAAGCTGTGAACGCGGACTTGTATGAAAAGTTCTTCAGCACTGAAGCTCAAGATCAGACTTTGCATGAGACCACGGAACGGATCGAAAAAGAGCTGGAGCGCATCATCAATTACGTCGGCGATGCGGGAAAAGGGGCTTCGGAAGTTGGCGAATCTCTGGCCTCTGCCGAAAATGATATTTTGGGTGCCAACGGTGTGGAATCCCTGAAAGCGGCGGTGACTAAGGTCATCAACGACACCCGCAAGATGGAAGAAATCAACCAAAACCTCGAAAGCCAATTGGCCGAATCCACCGAAGAGGTCGGCCAGTTGCGTGGTGACTTGGAAGACATGCGCCGCGAGGCCCTGACCGATGCTTTGACGGGCATCTCCAATCGTAAGCTGTTCGATATGGAACTGCGCCGTCAAGCCCGCGACGCCATGGAAGCGGGCAAGAAGCTTTGCTTGCTTTTGTTGGACATTGATCACTTTAAGAAGTTCAACGACACGTGGGGCCACCAGACGGGTGACGAGGTGCTGAAGTTGATGGCCAACACCTTAAACAAAGGTGTGAAGGGCGGGGATATCCCGGCGCGTTACGGCGGTGAAGAGTTTGCCGTTATTCTGCCCGACACCGATTTGGACGGTGCTGTGCACGTGGCGGAAAATCTCCGCCAAATGATTTCGACCAAAAAACTGGTCAACCGTGCGACGGATCAGGATTTGGGTAAAATCACCGTGTCCATCGGTGCCGCCGAGTTTGAGTTTGGCGAGCCGATCCCCGACATCATTAAGCGCGCGGATCAAGGGCTATATAAAGCCAAAGCCAATGGCCGCAATCAGGTCGTCAGCCAGAACGAGCTTAAAGACGGCGAGCTGAGCTTTAGTTAAAACAAGCGGCCCCAAAAAGAAGATGTGACGTGGAAATCTCTGCGATCATCTTTTAAAATCAATCTATTGTTCACCTGTTTGTGTAACAGTGGGCAGTCGATTTTGTGCTTTGGGCCTTTTTCATGACGCGTTCCACCTTTTCCCCATCCCGCTTGCTGTCATCAGCGCGTCGTTTTTTGAAAAACGATCAGCTGATTTTGGGCTTTTTGTCGGTGATTGTGGGGCTGGTCGGCGGTGGCTTGGTGATTGTCTTTCGCGAAGGCATCTTATTTTTTCAAAACCTGTTTTACGGTGCGCCGGACGAACGGCTTTATGATTACGTGGCTAACTTGCCTTGGTGGCAGGTGGTCTTGGTCCCCACCTTAGGCGGCTTGGCCGTGGGCTTGATTATTCGTTACAAACTCCCGGGCGCGCGTCCCCACGGGGTTGCGGATGTGATCGAAGCCAGCGCCATGCGGGGCGGCAAGATGTCGCTGACCACGGGGATTTGGGCCGGGTTGGTCAATGCGTTGTCCATTGGCGCAGGTGCGTCGGTCGGGCGAGAGGGTCCGGCGGTGCACTTAGGGGCCTCATTGGCGGCTTGGGTGTCCAAGCAACTACACCTCAGCCGCAACTTGGCGCGCACCATGTTGGGTTGCGGCGTGGCGGCCGCGGTCGCCGGGTCGTTCAACGCTCCCATCGCAGGTGCTTTGTTCGCCAACGAAGTGGTTATTGGGCACTATGCCTTAAAAGCCTTTGCCCCCGTTGTCATCGCGTCTGTGACGGGCACGGCGCTGTCGCGGGCGTATTTTGGCGATTATCCCGCCTTCATTATCCCGCCCCATGAAATCACGTCGTACTTGGAATTTCCGGCTTTTATCGTCTTGGGGATTCTCGCAGGTCTGACCGCGAGCCTGTTTTTGCGCAGCATTTTTTTCGCCCAAGACCAATCTCAACGCCTGCCCGTGCCCAGTTGGGTGCGTCCGGGCCTTGCGGGCTTAGGTTTAGGCCTCATGGCGCTTTGGCTGCCTCAATTGTTGGGCGTGGGTTACGGTATCACGGACGATGCCCTGGGCGGAACGGTCGGCTTAGGCTTGTTACTGGCGGTGTTGATCGGCAAGATCGTCGCCACTGCGCTGTGTTTGGGGTTTGGCTTTGGCGGCGGCGTGTTCTCACCGTCCTTGGTGATCGGCGCCATGCTGGGCGGCGCGTTTGGCATACTTAGCGAATTTATTTTTCCAGGCCTGCACTTAGACGCCGGCGGCTATACCCTGATCGGTATGGGTGCGGTGGCCGGTGCGGTGTTGGGGGCGCCAATTTCGACCACTTTGATCGTGTTTGAAATGACGGGTGATTATGAAATCACCATGGGCGTGATGTTGGCGGTGGTGGTGGCGACGGGTGTGAGCCGCCAGCTGTCTAAAACCAACTTCTTTGCGCTTCAACTGGAACGGCGCGGCCTGGATTTGCGGGGTGGCTATGAGCGGGCTCTGTTGCGCGGCAATAACGTTTGCGATGTGATGGAGGAGGTTGACGAGCAAGTCCGTCCCGAAGTTCCTTTGTCGCAGCTGCGCAAAATGCTGCAGGACTGCAAACGCGGCGAACTGTTTGTCATTGATGGTGATGAAAAGCTGATCGGTACCATCACGTTGGCCGATTTGAGCGACACGGCGTTCGATCCGGCCATGGATTTACTGGTCAACGCCGCCGATGTGGCCCGGCGCAAGCCGCCCATGTTGGGGTGTCGCGATCACTTGGAAGACGCGCTGACGAAAATGAAGGATTCGGGTGAAGATTACATCGCCGTGGTCGATAATCTGGACAACCGCAAGTTCCTCGGCGCGGTCGAGGAAAAACACGTGATGGCCGCTTATAACAAGGCGTTGCTGCAAAGCCGTGCCGAAGAACGCGACGATTAGCTTTCTTAGCCGTTCAAGCGTGCTATAAATCGCGGATGAACGATCCTTTCGAATTGATGGACCCCGAAGACGTCCCCCCCGCGCCTGAACCGAGTGCGCCGGGCGGCTATTTGGGCGGTCTCAATCAAACCCAACGCGAAGCCGTGGAAGCCACTGACGGGCCTGTTTTGGTCTTGGCCGGCGCAGGCACGGGTAAAACCCGCGTGTTGACCACCCGGCTGGGTCACATTTTGCTGCAAAACAAAGCGCGCCCGGGCGACATCCTGGCTGTGACGTTTACCAACAAAGCTGCACGCGAAATGCAAGAGCGTGTGGGCACGATGTTGGGTACACCCGTCGAAGGCTGGTGGGTCGGCACGTTCCACGCCCTGTCCGCACGCATCTTGCGCCGCCACGCAGAAGCCGTGGGGCTGAAATCGAACTTCACGATTTTGGACACGGACGATCAGGTTCGTTTGCTCAAACAAATTTTAGACGCGCGCGAAATCGATCCAAAACGGTTCCCGCCGCGCACGTTCTCTGCCGTAATTCAGCGCTGGAAAGACCGTTCGTTGATGCCGGACAAGGTGCCCGAGTCCGAAGCTGCCGAAGCCTTGGACGGCTACGGCCACACGGTGTATGAGGACTACCAACTCCAGCTTCAGCGTCTCAACGCCGCCGATTTCGGCGATCTGCTGATGTTGTGCGTGCACCTGTTTCAAAGCCAGCCGGAAACCTTGAAATATTATCAAGACCGCTTTCGCTACGTCCTGGTGGACGAATACCAAGACACCAACGTGGCACAGTATCTGTGGCTGCGTTTGTTGGCGCAGGGCTATCAAAACATCTGTTGTGTCGGTGATGACGATCAGTCGATCTATTCTTGGCGTGGGGCCGAGGTCGGCAACATCTTGCGTTTTGAACAAGACTTTCCCGGTGCCCAAGTGGTGCGGCTGGAACAGAACTACCGTTCCACCCCGCATATTTTGGCGGCGGCGTCGGGCCTGATTTCCAACAACGAAGGACGATTGGGCAAGACCCTTTGGACTGACGTGGACGAAGGCGAAAAGGTCCGCATCCACGGTGTGTGGGATTCTGCTGAAGAAGCCCGCTGGGTCGGTGACGAGATCGAAGCCAAACACGCGCGCGGCGAGCGCTTATTCACCATGGCGATTTTGGTGAGGACCTCGGCGCAAACCCGTGAATTCGAAGAACGCCTGATTACGTTGGCTATACCCTATCAAGTGATCGGTGGTTTGCGGTTTTATGAGCGCCAAGAAATCCGCGACGCGGTGGCGTATTTGCGCGTGATCCAATCGCTGGATGACGACTTGGCGTTTCAGCGTATTGTAAATGTGCCCTCACGCAAGTTGGGTAAAAAGACACTGCAGATTGTGCACATGCATGCGCGTGCGCGTGGGATTTCTATGGTCATGGCGATCCGTGAATTGCTGACAACGGATGAGTTCAAACCGAAGCAGAAAAAGACCTTCACGGAGCTGATGAACGACTTTGACCGCTGGCGGGTGGAATCTCAGAACCACTCCCCGGCAGAGCTGATGGACATCGTGTTGGAAGAGGCCGGCTATCTGGAAATGTGGAAGCTGGACAAATCCATCGAAGCGCCGGGACGCGTGGACAACTTAAAAGAACTGGTCGTGGGCCTGTCGGAGTTCGACACCCTCACCAGCTTTTTGGAGCACGTTTCTCTGGTCATGGAAAACGACGACAAGAAAAACGACGACAAAATCACAGTGATGACCCTGCACGGGGCCAAGGGGTTGGAGTTCGACACGGTGTTTTTGCCCGGTTGGGAAGAAGGTTTGTTCCCGCACCAAAGATCCCTCGATGAATCGGGCACGCAAGGCCTTGAAGAAGAGCGGCGATTGGCTTACGTGGGCATCACGCGGGCGAAAAAACAAGCCTCCATCACCTTTGCTGGGTCGCGCCGTATATACGGCCAATGGCAATCCAGCCTGCCGTCCCGGTTTGTCGAAGAACTGCCCGACGAACATATTGAGCGCGCCGGTGAACAAGGCCTCAGCCGGGGCTTTAGCGACGTGTCGCAAAGCGATTGGGGCAATGGCGGAAAACAAGGCTATGGTGCCGGCTGGAAACGCGCCCAGGCGCGCACATTCGACGACGACTTGGTCTTTGCCCCCGCCCGCGTGTCGGCGGACGGGCTTGAAATCGGCCAGCGCATCTTCCACCAAAAATTCGGCTATGGCCGCATCCAAGGTTTGGACGGCGATAAGCTGGACATCCAATTTGAAAAAGCCGGGCTGAAAAAAGTCATGGCGAATTTTGTCGAGAAAGTTTGAACACCATGAGCGAAGACCAGACCCTGTGGCGCATCGCGCTTGATTTGCCCGATGCCCAAGTTGACATGTTTGAGCCCGTGGTCGAAGACTTGGTGGAATCCATCATGTGGACAGTGGACGAGCCCCGCGGCATGCAGCGCATGGAAGGCTTCACCACCGTTCAACCCGACGCCGCCCATGTTGCAGGCGTTTTGAAGACGGCGGCGGACAGCTTCGGCGTGGACGTGCCAGAGGCGGACATCGAAGAACTGGCGCCGCGCGATTGGGTGGCGGAAAACTTAAAAGACTTCCCGCCCATCGACGCCGGGCGGTTCTTTATCTATGCCAGCCACGTGGATGAGCGCCCTTTGGCGGGGCGCATCCCCATACGTATTGACCCAGGTGCCGCGTTCGGCACGGGCACGCATGCAACCACGTCTGGGTGTTTGGAAGCATTGGAAGACCTGGGCAAACGACACCGTTTTGTCAAACCGCTGGACGTCGGCACGGGGTCGGGCATTTTGGCCATCGCCATGGCGAAGATGTGGAAGCTCAAGGTCTTGGGCACCGACATCGATCCGGTCGCCATTGAAGTCGCGGATCAAAACGCGAAGTTGAATGGTGTTGCGGATGATCTCGATTTTCGGGTGGGGCCAGGATTTAAGGCTGTGGCGAATTATGAACGCTTTGATTTGATCGTTGCCAACATCTTGGCGCGTCCCTTAACGGGCATTGCGCCGGACTTTGGCCGGGCGCTGGCGCCCGGTGGCTATGGTGTGCTGTCGGGCTTGATTGAGCGCGATGAGCGCTTTGTGCTTTCGCCCTACATGAACCAAGGCCTGGTCTTGGAACGGCGCTATGTGCGCGATGGCTGGTTGACGCTGGTGTTGAAAAAACGCGGTTAGGCCGAGCGGCGTTTTCGGCCTTTCTGGGCGGCAGCTTTGCGTTCGGCTTCGCGCTGGTTGGCCCGGATCACGGCATTTTCGGCCTGATGTGTCGACGGCGTGAACGTTTCTGCCGGATTGGCGGAGCGCACAGACGTCGGCGGCACGCCTTCGCCCTTGTTTGCAAGTGCCGTGATGGTGTCGGACTGGCGGCGGCGCTGGTGGCGCATTTCGGCGGCTAGTTTTTCCGTGTGATAGACGCTGCCTTCGATTTTTTGCAGACGTGCGTTCAACTTCATCACCGTCGCTTCCAGCGTGGCTTGACGCACGGTGGAACGGCGCAGCACTTCACTGGCGATAAACAACGCCAGCAGTGAAAGGCAAAACCCGATTATCCCAAAAGCAGAAGTCATGAATCCCAACAAGGTATACAGTTGTTCATGTTTTTCTAAAAATGCCCTGAGAACATTTAAAAAAGCCTAAAAATGTCACACAAGTGGGTAAATCGTCTGCTTGAGGTTCTTTGGGAAGCTGCTAGTGTGAGTGAGCGCCAAGGGAGTCCGTGGGGGACAAATGGACATATTGCTGGTCGAAGATAGCCGGACTTCTGTGTTGATGGTGTCATCGCTGTTGGATGACGACCCGACGGAAGACTACCAACTGACCGTGGCCGGTACGGTTGCTCAGGCGCGTGAACACCTGCAAAACCATGAATTCGACCTCATCTTGTTGGACCTGACATTGCCGGATTCCTCAGGCCTTGCGACCGTGGATTCAGTCTTTGAAGTCGCAAAAGGCACTGGGATTGTGGTGCTGACGTCGATCTCGGACGAACAGGTTGGGCTGTCGGCCCTGAAACACGGGGCGCAAGATTTCCTGATCAAGGACGAAACGTACCGCAAGGTCTTGCTCCGTGCTGTCAAATACGCCCGCCAGCGTTCGATTTCCGAACGCGATGTGCGTGAAGCCCGCGAAATGGCGGAATTTGCCACAAAATCCAAATCCAGCTTCATTGCCAACTTGAGCCACGAGCTGCGCACACCCTTAAACGCCGTTATCGGGTTTTCGGAACTGATGATGAACGGCTTGGCGGGGGATTTGGATGACAAGCAGCGGGAATATCTGAACGACATCCACAAATCCGGCCAATACCTTCATGGTCTGATCGGCACGGTTTTGGATTTGTCCAAAATCGAAGCGGATCGCCTGGACGTCAGCGAAGAACAGGTCAGCCTGTCTGCTGTAGTTGAAGACGTGATTGAAACCACGGGCCAGTCCTACACCGACGCCAAAGTTAACATGGTGGCAGATGTTTCTGATCACTTGCCAGTTTTGAAAGGCGATGCGACGAAGATCCGCCAGATCGTGACCAACTTGGTGACGAACGCGGTGAAGTATTCTCCTGATGGTGGAGAGGTGAACATCAAAGTCTTTTTGAGCGATAGGGGTGACATGGTCCTTGAAGTTTCCGACCAAGGCATTGGCATTCCCCAAGAAGACATCAACAAAATCTTGCAGCCGTTTGAACGCACCCAAGTGTCCAAAGATCGTAAAATCGAAGGCACGGGGTTGGGGCTTCCTTTGACCAAAGGTTTGGTCGAAGCGCATGGCGGCTCCATCACCATTGACAGTGAAGTCGGGGTTGGGACGACGGCCACGGTGAAACTTCCGGCAGGCCGGGTTTTACAAACCTAAACGCCGAAATAACTGGTTAAGCCGATCAACGTTAAACTGCCGGCGAGTACGCTGAGCCCAACGTTGTGCTTGGTAAGCAAGAAGACGGTTAAGCCCACCCCGGCGGCGCTAAATCGCATCCAATCGTCTGTATTCCCCAATGTGCCAATAGGCATCCAGATCATGCGCACCACCAAACCTGCCAACAGGGCATAGGTGACACATGTGATCCAATCGATGATCGGGGAATCAACGGTAATCTTACCAGACACCATGGCGCCCACGGCGCGCGATGCATAGGTTGCTATGGCGGCAGAGGCGATGACGATGAGGGCTGAGCTTTCAATCATTCCACACCCCCTTCTTCTTCCAAATTGGGTGCCTCGCGTTTGAGCTTTCTTTGAAGGCGTTGCGCGGGCTCGGTCCGGCCCAAGGCCCAAGCAACTGTGCCCCCTAACAGCCCTGTCAAAATCAGCGACCAGTTGGGCATCACCAGATACAAGCTCGGCCCCAAAGCCGCGCCAATGGCCAGGGACAGAATCTTGGAGACATTATGCATGTCGAACAAAAACAGCAGCATAAAATAGAGCGGGTTCAAAAACACCAAGGCGTACGTCACGGGCTGGGGCACACTGCCCGCCAAGTGGTAGCCGACGAAGGTCGCAATGGGCGACGATATATAAAGTGTCAGCCCATAGCCCGTCAGATAGGACAAGCGCTGGTCTTGTTTCAAATCCGGCAAGCGGCGCATCACGCCGACCCAACTTGTCGCGGCGATGAGCATGGAGACAGCGTAATATTTCCACACAGGCGTGCCTTCATTGCGCATGTGCGGCAACAAAGACGCGACTAAGGGCAACAAACGTGCATTGATAAAGAACACGGCCAAGACGATGGCGATCATCGGTGCACCACTGTAGGCCATTTCCGCCATGGCGATTTGTCCGGGCAGGGCCCAGGTGGTGATGGTGGACAAGACCCCGGTCCACACACTCCATTCCACATCGCGGATCATGGAGCCGAACCCTAAGAAACTTGCCGACATCACAAACATGGGCACGCCTGCGGCTTCGCGCAGACCGCCTTTGAGGGCGTCTTGCGGTGTGGCAAATGCTGTGTTTTGAGGTTGAAAGGTTGTGGTCATAAAAACTCTGCTTAACTATTCAACCCTCCCCGTTCTTAGATAGCACATATTGGGGGGCTGGTGGGAAGCGCAAAGATGGACAATAGAGCCAAGGCATCTTACGCTCTGTAGCCTAAGTTGCAAAACCGATTGATGAGAGAACACCGTGGACGGATTGATTGACCCCGCAGAGCTAAATCAGCTGATTGAACAGGTTTTGGCCTTTGTTCAAACGGAGATATTGGTGCTGTCGAACTTGGTCCAGTTTGCGGCTTTGGCCGCCACGTACTTTGCGGCACGCTTGTTGTCCAAACCTTTGGACGAGGCCTTGGACAAAATTTTGGCCGCCGATTGGGTGAGAAAGTACCGTGTGACCGTTACGCAAACCTCCAAGCCTTTGGTGATGCCGCTGGTGTGGTTGGTGTTGACCGGGACGGCTGGCTTCTTGATTTATTCTGTGGGCTGGGCGGGCGGCATCCTCAACATTGTTTCAAGCTTGCTCACCGCCTGGATTGCCATTCGCCTGCTGTTGAACTTCATCGCCGACCCGTGGTGGTCGCGCGCGGTTGCGGTTTCTGTTTGGTCGGTTGCCGCGTTGAACATCGTCGGTCTGTTGGATCCCACTTTGGCTTTCATAGACGAGTTCGCCATTCAATTGGGAGAGTTCCGTTTGTCGCTTTTGGTGGTGGCAAAGGGCATTGTCGCCCTGGTGGTGTTGCTGTGGGCGGCCAATTGGCTGTCGCGTTGGGTTGAGGCCCGGCTGAAAGGCATTCAAAATTTTTCTCCGTCGCAAAAGGTGCTGTTCGGCAAACT
This genomic interval from Magnetovibrio sp. PR-2 contains the following:
- a CDS encoding GGDEF domain-containing protein yields the protein MHDSFEQALQYARQALEMMVERNVPASPHNFLVWYTHASDREPDLSRMISILIDNNQDFGEAVNADLYEKFFSTEAQDQTLHETTERIEKELERIINYVGDAGKGASEVGESLASAENDILGANGVESLKAAVTKVINDTRKMEEINQNLESQLAESTEEVGQLRGDLEDMRREALTDALTGISNRKLFDMELRRQARDAMEAGKKLCLLLLDIDHFKKFNDTWGHQTGDEVLKLMANTLNKGVKGGDIPARYGGEEFAVILPDTDLDGAVHVAENLRQMISTKKLVNRATDQDLGKITVSIGAAEFEFGEPIPDIIKRADQGLYKAKANGRNQVVSQNELKDGELSFS
- a CDS encoding chloride channel protein; this translates as MTRSTFSPSRLLSSARRFLKNDQLILGFLSVIVGLVGGGLVIVFREGILFFQNLFYGAPDERLYDYVANLPWWQVVLVPTLGGLAVGLIIRYKLPGARPHGVADVIEASAMRGGKMSLTTGIWAGLVNALSIGAGASVGREGPAVHLGASLAAWVSKQLHLSRNLARTMLGCGVAAAVAGSFNAPIAGALFANEVVIGHYALKAFAPVVIASVTGTALSRAYFGDYPAFIIPPHEITSYLEFPAFIVLGILAGLTASLFLRSIFFAQDQSQRLPVPSWVRPGLAGLGLGLMALWLPQLLGVGYGITDDALGGTVGLGLLLAVLIGKIVATALCLGFGFGGGVFSPSLVIGAMLGGAFGILSEFIFPGLHLDAGGYTLIGMGAVAGAVLGAPISTTLIVFEMTGDYEITMGVMLAVVVATGVSRQLSKTNFFALQLERRGLDLRGGYERALLRGNNVCDVMEEVDEQVRPEVPLSQLRKMLQDCKRGELFVIDGDEKLIGTITLADLSDTAFDPAMDLLVNAADVARRKPPMLGCRDHLEDALTKMKDSGEDYIAVVDNLDNRKFLGAVEEKHVMAAYNKALLQSRAEERDD
- a CDS encoding ATP-dependent helicase, whose product is MNDPFELMDPEDVPPAPEPSAPGGYLGGLNQTQREAVEATDGPVLVLAGAGTGKTRVLTTRLGHILLQNKARPGDILAVTFTNKAAREMQERVGTMLGTPVEGWWVGTFHALSARILRRHAEAVGLKSNFTILDTDDQVRLLKQILDAREIDPKRFPPRTFSAVIQRWKDRSLMPDKVPESEAAEALDGYGHTVYEDYQLQLQRLNAADFGDLLMLCVHLFQSQPETLKYYQDRFRYVLVDEYQDTNVAQYLWLRLLAQGYQNICCVGDDDQSIYSWRGAEVGNILRFEQDFPGAQVVRLEQNYRSTPHILAAASGLISNNEGRLGKTLWTDVDEGEKVRIHGVWDSAEEARWVGDEIEAKHARGERLFTMAILVRTSAQTREFEERLITLAIPYQVIGGLRFYERQEIRDAVAYLRVIQSLDDDLAFQRIVNVPSRKLGKKTLQIVHMHARARGISMVMAIRELLTTDEFKPKQKKTFTELMNDFDRWRVESQNHSPAELMDIVLEEAGYLEMWKLDKSIEAPGRVDNLKELVVGLSEFDTLTSFLEHVSLVMENDDKKNDDKITVMTLHGAKGLEFDTVFLPGWEEGLFPHQRSLDESGTQGLEEERRLAYVGITRAKKQASITFAGSRRIYGQWQSSLPSRFVEELPDEHIERAGEQGLSRGFSDVSQSDWGNGGKQGYGAGWKRAQARTFDDDLVFAPARVSADGLEIGQRIFHQKFGYGRIQGLDGDKLDIQFEKAGLKKVMANFVEKV
- a CDS encoding 50S ribosomal protein L11 methyltransferase; translation: MSEDQTLWRIALDLPDAQVDMFEPVVEDLVESIMWTVDEPRGMQRMEGFTTVQPDAAHVAGVLKTAADSFGVDVPEADIEELAPRDWVAENLKDFPPIDAGRFFIYASHVDERPLAGRIPIRIDPGAAFGTGTHATTSGCLEALEDLGKRHRFVKPLDVGTGSGILAIAMAKMWKLKVLGTDIDPVAIEVADQNAKLNGVADDLDFRVGPGFKAVANYERFDLIVANILARPLTGIAPDFGRALAPGGYGVLSGLIERDERFVLSPYMNQGLVLERRYVRDGWLTLVLKKRG
- a CDS encoding hybrid sensor histidine kinase/response regulator, with amino-acid sequence MDILLVEDSRTSVLMVSSLLDDDPTEDYQLTVAGTVAQAREHLQNHEFDLILLDLTLPDSSGLATVDSVFEVAKGTGIVVLTSISDEQVGLSALKHGAQDFLIKDETYRKVLLRAVKYARQRSISERDVREAREMAEFATKSKSSFIANLSHELRTPLNAVIGFSELMMNGLAGDLDDKQREYLNDIHKSGQYLHGLIGTVLDLSKIEADRLDVSEEQVSLSAVVEDVIETTGQSYTDAKVNMVADVSDHLPVLKGDATKIRQIVTNLVTNAVKYSPDGGEVNIKVFLSDRGDMVLEVSDQGIGIPQEDINKILQPFERTQVSKDRKIEGTGLGLPLTKGLVEAHGGSITIDSEVGVGTTATVKLPAGRVLQT
- a CDS encoding AzlD domain-containing protein, which gives rise to MIESSALIVIASAAIATYASRAVGAMVSGKITVDSPIIDWITCVTYALLAGLVVRMIWMPIGTLGNTDDWMRFSAAGVGLTVFLLTKHNVGLSVLAGSLTLIGLTSYFGV
- a CDS encoding AzlC family ABC transporter permease, with the translated sequence MTTTFQPQNTAFATPQDALKGGLREAAGVPMFVMSASFLGFGSMIRDVEWSVWTGVLSTITTWALPGQIAMAEMAYSGAPMIAIVLAVFFINARLLPLVASLLPHMRNEGTPVWKYYAVSMLIAATSWVGVMRRLPDLKQDQRLSYLTGYGLTLYISSPIATFVGYHLAGSVPQPVTYALVFLNPLYFMLLFLFDMHNVSKILSLAIGAALGPSLYLVMPNWSLILTGLLGGTVAWALGRTEPAQRLQRKLKREAPNLEEEGGVE